A single window of Xylocopilactobacillus apicola DNA harbors:
- a CDS encoding ferredoxin, with protein sequence MKLFLNSKRCIACGLCVQQHPELFELDDQGIAHFKKNLENSSLELDSQEIKKLKPVINNCPGRAFKIERS encoded by the coding sequence ATGAAATTATTTCTCAATTCCAAACGTTGTATTGCATGTGGATTATGTGTTCAACAGCATCCTGAACTATTTGAATTAGATGATCAAGGGATTGCTCATTTTAAGAAAAACTTAGAAAATTCTTCTCTTGAACTTGATTCCCAAGAAATAAAAAAACTTAAACCAGTCATCAATAATTGTCCAGGCCGTGCATTTAAAATTGAACGTTCTTAG
- a CDS encoding site-specific tyrosine recombinase yields MLKKMDISKLNLNKNDQQILAQFENYLLIVLSLAKNSVNAYLSDTEKWMIYCKSLNLSYLEVKASDLEKYYQISYGDKMAISSATRSLSSLHNFYSFLQDIDLIGANPVDNLTRPQKSSVLPSVLSYEEVDRLLNAPDLNSKFGIRDRAILETMYAAGLRVSEATRLELADLHLSMHLINVVGKGNVERIVPLNDAAVHFLELYFSKIRKSIVNGNETAVFLNYQGHPISRQSIWKMVKKYLQIAGIDKKVTPHTLRHSFATHLISNGADLRSVQELLGHRNVSTTQIYTHIANNLLLKVYNETKPRK; encoded by the coding sequence TTGTTAAAGAAAATGGATATCTCAAAATTAAATCTAAATAAGAATGATCAGCAAATTTTAGCTCAGTTTGAAAATTATCTTTTAATTGTTCTAAGTTTGGCAAAAAATTCGGTTAATGCTTATTTAAGTGATACCGAAAAATGGATGATATACTGTAAAAGTCTTAATCTTTCCTACTTAGAAGTTAAAGCTAGTGATTTGGAAAAGTATTATCAAATAAGTTATGGTGATAAAATGGCGATTAGTTCTGCGACTCGCTCCCTTTCTTCGCTCCATAATTTTTATTCTTTTTTACAAGATATTGACTTAATTGGTGCCAATCCCGTTGATAATTTAACGAGGCCACAAAAATCTTCAGTACTGCCAAGCGTTTTGAGTTACGAGGAAGTCGATCGACTTTTAAATGCACCAGATTTAAATTCGAAGTTTGGAATTAGGGATCGAGCAATTTTAGAAACAATGTATGCAGCTGGTCTTAGAGTAAGTGAAGCAACAAGATTGGAGCTGGCTGATCTTCATTTGTCCATGCACTTAATTAATGTAGTAGGTAAAGGAAACGTTGAAAGAATTGTTCCTTTAAATGACGCAGCTGTCCATTTTTTAGAGTTATACTTTTCAAAGATAAGAAAATCGATCGTCAATGGTAATGAAACTGCAGTTTTTTTGAATTATCAGGGACACCCGATATCTCGTCAATCGATTTGGAAAATGGTTAAAAAATATTTGCAAATTGCTGGTATTGATAAAAAAGTTACTCCACATACGCTTAGACATTCTTTTGCAACCCACTTAATTAGTAATGGGGCCGATTTAAGGAGTGTTCAAGAATTGCTAGGACACCGAAATGTTTCCACAACCCAAATTTATACTCATATTGCAAATAATCTTTTGCTAAAAGTCTATAATGAAACTAAACCGAGGAAATAA
- the der gene encoding ribosome biogenesis GTPase Der gives MIKANIAIVGRPNVGKSTLFNRIIGKRQAIVLDTPGVTRDRNYGVADWNGKKFNIIDTGGMNFQKGDFNSEINSQVESALADADLIIFLTDSKSGITDLDAQIGKLLRPRKKDVILAVNKADNDMYRLNAYDFYNLGLGDPIAISANHGTGVGDLLDLVTKKLPDQEDPSENDHDQINVSIIGEPNVGKSSLVNRLIGDERLIVSSEAGTTRDAISLDLKTEDGEKFKLIDTAGIRRSGKVQEAVEKFSVIRAKNAVEDSDVSLVLIDAKAGIREQDKRVAGIAFESGRSIIIVVNKWDLIEKDDHTMKEFEQYVRDEFPYLSFAPIVFISAQTGLRVSSILPLVSEVYANSIKRIPSAVLNDVLFDAISMTPPAAHKGKILKLFYLTQVEVKPPLFIVFVNDLKLFHFSYERYLINYLRKVFDFTGVPVKIKARERS, from the coding sequence ATAATTAAAGCAAATATTGCAATAGTGGGGAGACCCAATGTTGGAAAATCAACTCTTTTTAATCGAATTATTGGAAAAAGACAGGCTATTGTTTTAGATACTCCAGGAGTAACGCGAGACCGAAATTATGGTGTTGCTGATTGGAATGGCAAAAAGTTCAACATTATCGATACAGGGGGAATGAATTTCCAAAAGGGTGATTTTAATTCAGAAATCAATTCTCAAGTGGAATCTGCGTTAGCTGATGCAGATTTGATTATATTCCTAACTGATAGTAAAAGCGGTATTACTGATTTAGACGCGCAAATTGGCAAATTGCTCCGGCCGAGAAAAAAAGATGTAATTTTAGCGGTAAATAAGGCCGATAACGACATGTACAGATTAAACGCTTATGATTTTTATAATTTAGGGCTTGGTGATCCGATTGCTATTTCAGCTAACCACGGAACTGGAGTTGGTGATTTATTAGATTTAGTAACAAAAAAACTTCCTGATCAAGAAGACCCATCAGAAAATGATCACGATCAAATCAATGTGAGCATTATTGGAGAACCTAACGTTGGAAAAAGTTCTTTAGTCAATCGATTAATTGGTGATGAACGTTTAATTGTTTCTTCTGAAGCTGGAACAACACGCGATGCAATCTCCCTTGATCTTAAGACTGAAGACGGAGAAAAATTTAAACTTATTGACACAGCCGGGATCAGGAGATCAGGAAAAGTTCAGGAAGCTGTTGAAAAATTTTCGGTTATTCGTGCCAAAAATGCAGTTGAAGATTCTGATGTTTCTTTGGTTTTAATTGATGCGAAAGCTGGAATCAGAGAACAAGATAAAAGAGTTGCGGGAATTGCTTTTGAATCGGGACGTAGTATTATCATTGTAGTAAACAAATGGGATTTGATCGAAAAAGATGATCACACAATGAAAGAATTTGAACAATATGTTCGTGATGAATTTCCTTATCTGAGCTTTGCACCAATTGTTTTCATTTCGGCACAAACTGGTTTAAGAGTTTCGTCTATCTTACCTTTAGTTAGTGAAGTTTATGCAAATTCAATCAAAAGAATTCCTTCAGCAGTGTTAAATGACGTTTTATTTGACGCGATTTCGATGACCCCGCCTGCTGCTCACAAAGGAAAAATTCTAAAACTATTTTATTTAACTCAAGTTGAAGTCAAACCTCCTCTGTTTATTGTCTTTGTTAATGATCTAAAACTTTTCCATTTTTCGTATGAAAGATATTTAATCAACTATTTGAGAAAAGTCTTTGATTTTACTGGGGTTCCGGTCAAAATAAAAGCTCGCGAAAGGTCTTGA
- the rpsA gene encoding 30S ribosomal protein S1, with the protein MSDNFSGSQEMAQALDESLNVNLGDVVKAEILQVDDNQLVVSILGTGLEGVVPERELSTQRVDDINDSFKVGDDLDLVVISKFGADKENGNFLLSRKRIEARKQWSALEERLKNEDTLIAHVVKAVKGGLLADVGGVVGFIPSSRIESYFVKNLKQYIGKDLKVKVIEIEPSENRLILSRRDFVQEEKKEKFLELANRLHEGDEVTGKITRITPFGAFVDVDGIDCLVHISEISRKRVTDPNDVLTVGEEVTAKVIKVDVDRQRVSLSLKALEKTAWDSVDEKVKIGDTLEGKVKRLTSFGAFVEVLPEIEGLVHISQISHKHIATPNEVLKVGEDVKVKVIDLEKENQRLSLSIKALEDTPKANDKRPAKSNNASNDNMKYKPTETSGFSIGDIIESKQSKS; encoded by the coding sequence ATGAGCGACAATTTTAGTGGCAGCCAGGAAATGGCGCAAGCTCTTGATGAAAGTTTAAATGTAAATTTAGGTGATGTAGTCAAAGCAGAAATATTGCAAGTTGACGACAATCAACTTGTAGTTAGTATTTTAGGTACTGGATTAGAGGGCGTTGTGCCCGAAAGAGAATTATCAACTCAAAGAGTTGATGATATTAACGATTCTTTTAAAGTCGGAGACGATTTAGATTTAGTTGTTATCTCTAAGTTTGGAGCTGATAAGGAAAACGGAAATTTCTTATTATCTCGAAAACGAATCGAGGCTCGTAAACAGTGGAGTGCCTTGGAAGAAAGATTAAAAAATGAGGATACTTTAATTGCTCATGTAGTTAAGGCAGTTAAAGGTGGACTTTTAGCTGATGTTGGAGGAGTTGTTGGTTTTATTCCGTCATCTCGAATTGAGTCTTATTTTGTTAAGAACTTAAAGCAATATATTGGCAAAGATTTAAAAGTTAAAGTAATTGAAATTGAACCATCAGAAAATCGTTTAATTCTTTCTAGAAGAGATTTCGTTCAGGAAGAAAAGAAAGAGAAATTTCTTGAATTGGCAAATCGTCTTCACGAAGGTGATGAGGTGACTGGAAAAATTACAAGAATTACACCATTTGGGGCTTTTGTTGATGTTGATGGTATTGATTGTCTTGTACATATTTCAGAAATTTCTCGTAAACGGGTCACTGATCCTAATGATGTTTTAACAGTTGGTGAAGAAGTAACTGCAAAAGTCATTAAAGTTGATGTAGATCGACAAAGAGTTTCCTTATCTTTAAAAGCTTTAGAAAAGACGGCTTGGGATAGTGTTGATGAAAAAGTTAAAATCGGGGATACACTTGAAGGTAAAGTCAAACGTTTAACTAGCTTTGGAGCTTTTGTGGAAGTATTGCCTGAAATTGAAGGATTGGTTCATATTTCACAGATTAGCCATAAACATATTGCTACACCTAATGAAGTATTAAAGGTTGGTGAAGATGTTAAGGTTAAAGTTATCGATTTAGAGAAAGAGAACCAACGACTTTCTCTTTCAATCAAGGCTTTAGAAGATACTCCTAAAGCAAATGATAAGCGACCTGCTAAAAGTAATAATGCTTCAAATGATAATATGAAGTATAAGCCAACGGAGACTTCAGGATTTTCAATTGGCGATATTATCGAAAGTAAACAAAGCAAAAGTTAG
- a CDS encoding LysM peptidoglycan-binding domain-containing protein: MKDQNSSSNENKNTEETPWDKTFSDDRDESGNLSRVRARKMNSNKNLYYFIIIAALILAISVPVIIGAISSNNASKKNSATQVTVKSSSKSQVKSSVKNSKKTSKKASSQKSSSAPKNDQSAASSEQSTANTATNNSEQQNEASASSQAAPSQPSAQSSSVAQDQSSQQANSAGGSYTVQKGEYWYAIARKHNIPVDKLYAANGANASTPLNPGQVIKIPGQ, from the coding sequence ATGAAAGATCAAAATTCAAGTTCTAACGAAAACAAAAATACTGAAGAGACCCCTTGGGATAAGACATTTAGTGACGATCGAGATGAATCGGGAAACCTTTCTCGCGTCAGAGCTAGAAAAATGAATTCCAATAAAAATCTCTATTATTTTATCATTATTGCTGCGTTAATTTTAGCTATTTCAGTGCCAGTAATTATTGGAGCAATTAGCAGTAATAATGCAAGCAAAAAAAATTCTGCCACTCAGGTGACTGTTAAAAGTTCATCAAAGTCACAGGTGAAAAGTTCTGTGAAAAACAGCAAAAAAACATCAAAAAAAGCTAGTTCCCAGAAGTCATCGAGCGCCCCAAAAAACGATCAAAGTGCTGCAAGTAGTGAACAAAGCACTGCTAATACTGCCACGAACAATTCAGAGCAACAAAATGAAGCGTCAGCAAGTAGTCAAGCTGCTCCTAGCCAGCCAAGTGCGCAAAGTAGTTCAGTAGCTCAGGATCAAAGTAGCCAACAAGCTAATAGTGCTGGAGGATCTTACACTGTCCAAAAAGGTGAATATTGGTATGCTATTGCTCGTAAACATAATATTCCGGTGGACAAACTATACGCTGCTAACGGTGCAAATGCTTCGACACCTTTAAATCCTGGTCAAGTGATCAAGATTCCAGGACAATAG
- the scpB gene encoding SMC-Scp complex subunit ScpB has product MNFEAVFESLLFLAGEDGIEVEKLTKTYQLSDEDALSYMIKLQKLYKNDENRGLEIVEVDQTFFMKTKGELAPQIDLFLEKYMGKGLSNSELNTLAIVAFRQPIMRVQVDELRGVNSAQILHNLEAKKMIRSTKSNAPGRPKVYRTTSYFLQYFDLKNLRELPTLQTQQKDEKQKELF; this is encoded by the coding sequence TTGAATTTTGAAGCGGTATTTGAATCATTACTTTTTTTAGCTGGTGAAGACGGTATTGAAGTCGAAAAATTAACAAAAACTTATCAATTAAGCGATGAAGACGCTCTTAGTTACATGATAAAGTTACAAAAGCTTTACAAAAATGATGAAAATAGAGGATTGGAAATTGTCGAAGTCGATCAAACTTTTTTTATGAAAACAAAGGGGGAATTAGCACCACAGATTGATTTGTTTTTAGAAAAATATATGGGCAAAGGCTTGAGCAATTCAGAACTAAATACCTTAGCCATTGTTGCTTTTAGACAACCGATCATGAGAGTCCAGGTTGATGAATTGCGGGGAGTTAATAGTGCTCAAATTCTTCATAATCTTGAAGCAAAAAAGATGATTCGTTCAACGAAAAGTAACGCACCAGGTCGACCAAAGGTTTATCGAACAACTAGTTATTTTTTGCAATACTTTGATTTAAAGAATCTAAGAGAATTACCAACTTTACAGACCCAGCAAAAAGATGAAAAACAAAAGGAGCTTTTTTAA
- a CDS encoding pseudouridine synthase — protein sequence MKQGIRLQKILAENGVASRRKSEELIKTGHVSVNGKIVKEMGIKISSKDVIEVDHRIIKKLPQRTFLFYKPQKVITSLKDEKGRPTVADYFPDRLHLFPVGRLDYDTSGLILMTNDGELANIVTHPSFAIEKTYLVKVKGLIGNNDLTRIRNGLKIRGVKYAPAKIKVRSIDRERSNSFVEISLIEGKHHEVKEIFSFLNHPVRRLTRIQIGFLKDEGMRSGMSRELREEEIKRLKHPR from the coding sequence TTGAAGCAAGGAATTCGATTACAAAAAATATTAGCTGAAAACGGAGTTGCGTCCCGCAGGAAATCAGAAGAGTTGATTAAAACTGGACATGTGTCAGTAAATGGAAAAATCGTTAAAGAAATGGGGATTAAAATAAGTTCTAAGGACGTAATCGAAGTTGATCATCGCATCATTAAAAAACTTCCTCAGAGAACTTTTCTATTCTACAAACCTCAAAAAGTTATAACCTCTTTAAAAGACGAAAAAGGTCGGCCAACAGTTGCTGACTATTTTCCTGATCGTCTTCATTTATTTCCGGTCGGTCGACTCGATTACGATACTTCTGGCTTAATTTTAATGACAAATGACGGTGAATTAGCAAACATTGTTACTCATCCCAGTTTTGCAATTGAAAAAACTTATTTAGTAAAGGTTAAAGGCTTAATCGGCAATAATGACTTGACGCGGATTAGAAATGGTTTAAAAATAAGAGGAGTTAAATATGCCCCTGCTAAAATCAAAGTTCGCTCAATCGATCGGGAACGTTCAAATTCTTTTGTAGAAATCAGCTTAATAGAGGGTAAGCACCACGAGGTTAAAGAAATTTTTTCTTTTTTAAATCATCCAGTTCGGCGCTTAACCCGAATTCAGATTGGATTTTTAAAGGATGAGGGCATGCGTTCAGGAATGTCTAGAGAATTACGAGAAGAAGAAATTAAACGTTTAAAGCATCCACGCTAA
- a CDS encoding segregation and condensation protein A produces MEENLDKNISYKLILEIDNFSGPLDLLLELIKSQKIDINDIPIVQVTSQFLDFINQFGDQLLDRLSDYLVMATRLTLIKAKMLLPTQKESLTEEVEDPRIDLRDQLLAYDKFIKIADALKMRKIVHKIEYSRPEIFASEWDKPALRLDAVSLDQLVSCMEKIIESEVEREQVFNVVERINISSETVNKRIKQIIKLEGKTTFTKLIQEFSSLDGIIACFVEILSLMRLNVIKVTQKKEFGELFLEQDFEF; encoded by the coding sequence ATGGAAGAAAATCTAGATAAAAATATTAGTTATAAATTGATCTTAGAAATTGATAATTTCTCGGGTCCTTTAGATCTCTTGTTAGAGCTGATCAAAAGCCAAAAAATTGATATTAATGATATCCCCATTGTCCAAGTTACTTCTCAATTTCTAGATTTTATCAATCAATTTGGAGATCAATTGCTAGATCGCTTGAGTGATTATTTGGTGATGGCGACAAGGCTTACTTTGATTAAGGCCAAAATGCTGTTGCCAACCCAAAAGGAATCCTTAACTGAAGAGGTAGAGGATCCTCGAATTGATCTGAGAGATCAATTGTTAGCTTATGATAAATTTATTAAAATTGCCGATGCGCTTAAAATGCGAAAAATTGTTCATAAAATTGAATACTCTCGCCCTGAAATTTTTGCTTCTGAGTGGGATAAACCAGCATTGCGCTTGGATGCGGTGAGCTTAGACCAACTAGTATCTTGTATGGAGAAGATTATTGAGTCAGAGGTCGAAAGAGAGCAAGTTTTTAATGTTGTTGAGCGAATTAATATTTCTTCTGAAACAGTGAATAAACGAATTAAACAAATTATTAAACTTGAAGGAAAAACAACTTTTACTAAATTAATTCAGGAATTTTCAAGCCTAGATGGAATTATTGCATGTTTCGTTGAGATTCTTTCACTAATGCGCCTAAACGTGATTAAAGTTACTCAAAAAAAAGAATTTGGAGAATTATTTTTGGAGCAAGATTTTGAATTTTGA
- the cmk gene encoding (d)CMP kinase, translated as MIQIAIDGPASSGKSTVAKIIAEKLNFLYVDTGAMYRALTYYCLEKKINLNDEESVMKLLNQMNYEVKVVEEKLHYFVDQQDVSEQIRKPDVAKNVSKVASYPKIRKYLTELQQEIARKNNVVMDGRDIGTVVLPQANFKFFLTATPEVRANRRFKENQNKGISSDLSEIIQAIKKRDEIDSHRKIAPLIPANDAILVDSSNMTIEQVVTNLINRIQG; from the coding sequence ATGATTCAAATTGCAATTGATGGTCCAGCCTCTTCGGGCAAAAGCACTGTTGCGAAAATAATCGCAGAAAAATTAAATTTCTTATACGTTGATACAGGGGCAATGTATCGGGCCCTTACGTATTATTGTTTAGAAAAAAAAATTAATCTTAATGATGAAGAATCAGTGATGAAGCTACTTAATCAAATGAATTACGAAGTAAAAGTAGTTGAAGAAAAATTGCATTATTTTGTTGATCAGCAAGATGTTTCTGAACAAATTCGTAAACCTGACGTTGCTAAAAATGTTTCTAAAGTTGCCTCATACCCAAAAATCCGCAAGTATTTAACTGAACTTCAGCAAGAAATTGCCCGAAAAAACAATGTAGTGATGGACGGTCGTGACATCGGAACCGTCGTTTTGCCTCAGGCAAATTTTAAATTTTTTTTAACTGCAACACCGGAAGTTCGTGCAAATCGACGATTTAAAGAGAACCAAAATAAAGGAATTTCCTCTGATTTGAGCGAAATTATTCAAGCAATTAAAAAAAGAGATGAAATTGATTCACATCGAAAAATTGCCCCTTTAATCCCTGCTAATGACGCTATTCTAGTCGATAGCAGCAATATGACTATTGAGCAAGTTGTAACTAATCTGATAAATCGCATACAAGGATAA